One region of Streptomyces capillispiralis genomic DNA includes:
- a CDS encoding carbohydrate ABC transporter permease — MTSTVTPAATGSTASRSASGARLRTPRRRHSPGRPRRSVLLTVLTGLVLLYSLVPLVWLAVSATKTQEGLSRSFGLWFDGDFALWANISETFTYDDGVFTRWLLNTLLYVLAGAGGATLLAVLGGYALAKFDFPGRRAVFAVVIGAVAVPGTALAVPTFLMFSNMGLTNTPWAVIIPSLISPFGLYLMWVFASEAIPTELMEAARIDGAGEMRTFFQVALPLLAPGIVTVSLFTMVATWNNYFLPLIMIKDPDWYPLTLGLNSWNAQAETAGGQPVFHLVVTGSLITIVPLIAAFLLLQKYWQSGLAAGSVKE; from the coding sequence ATGACCAGTACCGTCACCCCCGCCGCCACCGGTTCCACGGCCTCCCGGTCCGCCTCCGGCGCACGGCTGCGCACACCCCGGCGCCGGCACTCCCCCGGCCGGCCCCGCCGCAGTGTCCTGCTGACCGTGCTCACCGGCCTGGTGCTGCTCTACAGCCTCGTGCCGCTGGTGTGGCTGGCCGTCAGCGCCACCAAGACCCAGGAGGGGCTGTCCCGTTCGTTCGGCCTGTGGTTCGACGGCGACTTCGCCCTCTGGGCCAACATCTCCGAGACGTTCACCTACGACGACGGCGTCTTCACCCGCTGGCTGCTCAACACGCTGCTGTACGTGCTGGCGGGCGCCGGCGGCGCCACCCTGCTGGCGGTGCTGGGCGGTTACGCCCTCGCCAAGTTCGACTTCCCCGGCCGCCGGGCGGTCTTCGCCGTCGTCATCGGCGCGGTGGCCGTGCCGGGGACCGCGCTGGCGGTGCCGACCTTCCTGATGTTCAGCAACATGGGGCTCACCAACACCCCCTGGGCGGTGATCATCCCCTCGCTGATCTCCCCGTTCGGCCTGTACCTGATGTGGGTGTTCGCCAGTGAGGCCATCCCGACCGAGCTGATGGAGGCGGCCAGGATCGACGGCGCCGGCGAGATGCGCACCTTCTTCCAGGTCGCGCTGCCGCTGCTGGCGCCGGGCATCGTCACCGTCTCGCTGTTCACCATGGTCGCGACCTGGAACAACTACTTCCTGCCGCTGATCATGATCAAGGATCCGGACTGGTATCCGCTGACCCTGGGCCTGAACAGCTGGAACGCCCAGGCCGAGACCGCCGGTGGCCAGCCCGTCTTCCATCTGGTCGTCACCGGCTCACTGATTACCATCGTCCCGCTGATCGCCGCGTTCCTGCTGCTCCAGAAGTACTGGCAGTCCGGCCTCGCCGCCGGAAGCGTCAAGGAATAG